A genomic region of Chitinimonas arctica contains the following coding sequences:
- the gspI gene encoding type II secretion system minor pseudopilin GspI, with the protein MKRQLGFTLIEVLIALAVIGIALAASVRATIVVSDGSMSLRRHLVGGWVAQNRINAYLASKDFPELGQHEGKTTQAGMEFFWREKVGALPNKSFRRVEVKVYPNEKSDHADAVLVGFIARIPP; encoded by the coding sequence ATGAAGCGGCAGCTTGGTTTTACCCTGATCGAAGTATTGATCGCCTTGGCCGTGATCGGCATTGCCCTGGCCGCTTCGGTGCGGGCCACCATCGTCGTCAGCGACGGCTCGATGTCGCTGCGCCGTCACCTGGTCGGTGGCTGGGTCGCACAGAACCGCATCAATGCCTATCTGGCCAGTAAGGACTTCCCCGAGCTGGGCCAGCATGAGGGCAAGACCACCCAGGCCGGCATGGAATTCTTCTGGCGCGAGAAGGTCGGCGCCTTACCCAATAAGTCGTTTCGACGAGTGGAAGTCAAGGTCTACCCAAACGAGAAAAGCGATCATGCCGATGCTGTCCTGGTGGGCTTCATCGCTAGAATACCACCATGA
- the gspJ gene encoding type II secretion system minor pseudopilin GspJ — MRNRKGFTLIEILIALAVFSVLAVIAYQGVARMAIAKQVMDADNRKWRELTVAMARFEDDFSQAANRSYINQFGSTVDPLQGAAGPLNSSGALLELVRYDGDRLIHLGYRLRQGHLELLLWNTLHQAPRTEPTALALLDHVKDFKLRFLDQSKQWQLSWPAGQATKITALPRGVEITLTLESGEVITRLFALP, encoded by the coding sequence ATGAGAAATCGCAAAGGGTTCACCCTGATCGAAATCCTGATCGCGCTGGCGGTGTTCAGCGTACTGGCGGTGATCGCCTATCAGGGCGTGGCGCGGATGGCCATCGCCAAGCAGGTAATGGACGCCGACAACCGGAAATGGCGGGAACTGACCGTCGCCATGGCGCGTTTCGAGGACGATTTCTCCCAGGCCGCGAACCGGTCCTACATCAACCAGTTCGGGTCCACCGTGGATCCCTTGCAGGGAGCGGCTGGCCCGCTCAATAGCAGCGGTGCACTGCTGGAATTGGTGCGCTACGACGGTGATCGTTTGATCCATCTGGGTTATCGACTGCGGCAGGGGCATCTGGAGTTGCTGCTGTGGAATACGCTTCATCAGGCGCCCCGCACCGAGCCCACCGCGCTGGCCTTGCTCGATCATGTCAAGGATTTCAAGCTGAGGTTTCTCGATCAGAGTAAGCAGTGGCAACTTAGCTGGCCGGCAGGTCAGGCCACCAAGATCACGGCCTTACCTCGCGGAGTGGAAATCACCCTGACGCTGGAGAGCGGCGAAGTCATCACCAGGTTGTTTGCCCTGCCATGA